A genomic segment from Tachysurus fulvidraco isolate hzauxx_2018 chromosome 21, HZAU_PFXX_2.0, whole genome shotgun sequence encodes:
- the polq gene encoding DNA polymerase theta isoform X6, translating into MNCSSRTFYLGQHPITKKNGLPVDEKATTRRPSPFHNAQPSEHGIQKRGSCNSTSTMQNEKKQLMPLDSDSVKDAGNIQESKLTRGTCGMPVKAPNLSEKRAHLSEINENHGHQKLQGQSEENIKPLDAVPSIPLLENGRTNMPGKKAKDLKDLAQRLLFSETKSSRAGRQKLDHKSKFEHETENCSPHKKTYDNKPKLKFREETLATGSNGSMNGTKDYILFSPTHMVAAAKKRSGFQKPMPKHGNLSVSILTPPPGLDLSSMCSSPTDAGHSIHMAIPADQADKLLLSSWGLPKPVLEKYQSLGVKQMFEWQAECLTLGKVLVGKNLVYSAPTSAGKTLVSELLILKRVLETRRKAIFILPFVSVAREKMFYLQNVFQEAGVRVEGYMGSTSAAGGFSALDVAVCTIEKANGLINRLIEEDRMDLLGIVVVDELHMLGDSGRGYLLELLLTKIQYIGKKTAEKCSDKSSPDGVQIVGMSATLPNLDLLAHWLNAELYHTEYRPVPLMEWVKIGAKIYDGAMNLVRPFTPALPVKGDDDHIVSLCFETVQAGHAALLFCPSKNWCEKLADSVAREFYNLHHHEKQSECGVHSVSLNLDCLQDVVAQLKRTPAGLDEILKRTVPWGVAFHHAGLTFDERDILEGAFRQGFIKVLVATSTLSSGVNLPARRVIIRTPVFNGHLLDILTYKQMVGRAGRKGVDTVGESVLVCKESERMKGMSLIQGCLKPISSCLVKREGEGVTTSMLRAILEIIVGEVASTPEEVKMYASCTLLAASMTSEQPDHPGAAQSQGAIEACMDWLMDNEFIHIQKEGDEEKYFPTHLGSATLSSSLSPPEALGIFADLHRAMKGFVLENDLHILYQITPVYVDWTTIDWYQFFCLWEQLPSAMKRVAEMVGIQEGFLARSVSGKLIAKTETQRRQMAIHKRFFTTLVLLDLVNEEPLGVVAKKYGCSRGQLQSLQQSASTYAGMVTVFCNRLGWHNLELLLSQFQSRLSFGVQRELCDLVRISLLNAQRARALYSAGLVTVAEVARANVTDVEKALRKAVPFKSSRQAVDESEEEAQERRSMRCIWVSGKKALTESEAAQQIVSEARLLLQQDLALLGVEWNPNSISPQAITNASDESTDSSLQSAEGSSNETNVRTEKFMKLGKGHHIPADQNPSSDNAQSHTNSKCMSVNVENTMTLETQSSALHKVLKSISVKDKIGQHGCNTEISESSNCYQSSDLHGNSNSCNAEQSAKPLSKRRRVEDEEKNGDYVSRVTAAEKPFLVTDEKVRPSTTAKAENRKQQTCCLSSIPLHLNKELALTAQPQFPSYGEKTPTDSIRNENEILNDINRMSMSEKEKYADCYQKEPIANNILRQPSPGTSVNFLMSANVKSRVSSEEMLISGEKCNSPDLYTGELEEFGDSFQLDTQTERMLLQEDKLAHSNDDSKTNHKFRTTHSGFGSYGVTHLISHSDSDSLVTENIPNALPSIIPKPKYNISLTDSQMENLLNFTNNTNESRETHINANPQAQTDNSDPVTKKIPEGIVDNSPNRSSSFLFDSLYDSSILEAMEDEADFAEEYENDKSVDANTSSRSPTMPLNNENKVVVEVEDQEAVQWGESSFNLSEWGDSLLIGEHYLEKRNSEFKVCTGPIDSMREADKPCYTDDIVSEILVSQTNARRSESMTDSSFHLSPGMQDLLDKWSDQFSTFHEPQRQLNTNVTEQKVESAEVEPERASQKGSDDLHVGKRNSVNHDLIPPTPVCEPVTPRVKMTTSTVQSPLNHQTHIESQLNLCPNSGPKDNQQLCVELKAKSQSETSVTDEGFSLQLSQDASMSSSAFSSSQSFSIIDVASDKRLFETFVKEWKTKKRFSLAVACEKKDGTAQPESVIGSKFKKATTPMRTKRKDGFAIKGHENLIVTGLSICWGGKDAYYVSLQQELADTADISASLAPPPIDENLAVEERMKSIQTCVTRPTSGAQGVTVTYDYIQVYKTLVLACGLSISGIFEDPKVACWLLDPGSKERTLHNMVTNFTPDDLPLLEGISPGQGVESLGIYGDSSHSGRYRAAVESVLIFRVMTQLNVLMKKDGFLDVFQRVEMPTQYCLALLELNGIGFSVTECEAQKHVMQAKLSDLENKAYQLAGHSFSLTSPEDVAEVLFLEQKLPPNGDFNSLKNKKTLGYTRRGGAGAHVKLSKQFSTTKDVLEKLQPLHQLPGVILEWRRITNAMTKVVFPLQRKKCWHHKLEMDRIYSVSQTHTATG; encoded by the exons ATGAATTGTTCATCAAGGACCTTTTACCTTGGACAGCATCctataacaaagaaaaatgg TTTGCCTGTGGATGAAAAAGCAACGACTAGAAGGCCGAGTCCTTTCCATAATGCTCAGCCGTCTGAACATGGAATACAGAAAAGGGGAAGCTGTAATAGCACTTCTACTATG CAAAATGAGAAGAAACAGTTGATGCCTCTGGATTCAGATTCAGTGAAGGATGCAGGGAATATACAAGAGTCTAAATTAACAAGAGGAACATGCGGTATGCCCGTGAAAGCACCTAATTTGTCAGAGAAAAGAGCTCACCTTTCTGAAATCAATGAAAATCATGGTCATCAAAAACTACAAGGCCAAAGTGAAGAAAATATTAAGCCATTAGATGCAGTGCCATCAATACCATTACTGGAAAATGGAAGAACAAATATGCCTGGCAAAAAAGCTAAGGACTTGAAGGACCTAGCTCAAAGGTTGTTGTTCAGTGAAACCAAGAGCAGCAGGGCAGGAAGGCAGAAGCTTGATCACAAGTCAAAATTTGAGCACGAGACAGAAAACTGTTCACCTCACAAAAAAACCTATGACAACAAGCCGAAGTTAAAATTCAGAGAAGAGACGTTGGCAACCGGTTCGAATGGATCTATGAACGGTACAAAGGATTACATTCTGTTTAGTCCAACACACATGGTGGCTGCTGCCAAAAAAAGATCTGGTTTCCAGAAGCCGATGCCAAAGCATGGGAACCTGTCTGTCTCCATCCTCACTCCTCCACCTGGTCTGGATCTCAGCTCTATGTGCAGCTCACCAACAGATGCAG GGCACAGCATCCACATGGCGATTCCTGCTGATCAGGCAGACAAACTGCTGCTCTCCAGCTGGGGTCTTCCCAAACCTGTGCTGGAGAAGTACCAGAGTCTGGGTGTGAAGCAGATGTTCGAGTGGCAAGCTGAATGCCTCACTCTGGGCAAAGTGTTGGTGGGGAAAAATCTTGTTTACTCAG cCCCAACAAGTGCTGGGAAAACTCTGGTTTCTGAGTTATTAATCTTAAAAAGAGTTTTGGAGACTAGACGTAAAGCCATATTCATCCTCCCATTTGTTTCTGTGGCCCGAGAGAAAATGTTTTATCTACAG AATGTGTTTCAGGAGGCAGGTGTACGTGTTGAAGGCTATATGGGAAGCACTTCTGCTGCTGGTGGCTTCTCTGCACTCGATGTCGCTGTGTGTACAATAGAGAAAGCTAATGGGCTCATTAATAGGCTCATTGAAGAGGACAGAATGGATTTGCTTG GAATTGTTGTGGTAGATGAACTGCACATGCTAGGTGACTCTGGCCGTGGATATTTGTTGGAGCTCTTGCTGACTAAAATCCAGTACATTGGAAAGAAAACAGCAGAGAA GTGCTCTGATAAAAGTTCCCCAGATGGTGTACAGATTGTGGGAATGAGTGCCACTTTGCCAAACCTGGATCTTCTCGCTCACTGGTTAAATGCTGAACTGTACCATACAGAATATCGTCCTGTGCCGCTGATGGAGTGGGTCAAGATTGGTGCTAAGATATACGATGGCGCCATGAATCTTGTCAGACCTTTCACTCCAGCTCTGCCTGTTAAG gGTGATGATGACCACATTGTGAGCCTCTGCTTTGAGACGGTGCAGGCAGGTCATGCTGCGCTGCTCTTTTGTCCCTCCAAAAACTGGTGTGAAAAGCTGGCAGACAGCGTTGCCAGGGAGTTTTACAACCTTCATCACCACG agaAGCAGTCAGAATGTGGAGTgcactctgtgtctctgaacCTCGATTGTCTCCAGGATGTTGTAGCACAGTTAAAACGAACACCTGCAGGCCTTGATGAAATCCTGAAGCGCACAGTTCCCTGGGGTGTAGCCTTCCACCACGCAG GTTTGACATTTGATGAGCGAGACATCCTGGAGGGTGCTTTTCGTCAGGGTTTCATCAAGGTCCTAGTCGCTACTTCCACTTTGTCCTCCGGTGTAAATCTGCCTGCACGCCGTGTGATTATCAGAACCCCAGTGTTTAACGGACATCTGCTGGACATACTGACCTACAAACAGATGGTGGGACGAGCAGGACGTAAAGGAGTCGACACTGTTG GTGAGAGTGTCCTGGTGTGTAAGGAATCTGAACGCATGAAGGGCATGAGTTTAATCCAAGGCTGTCTAAAGCCCATCAGCAGCTGCCTTGTGAAGCGTGAAGGAGAGGGAGTCACCACCAGCATGCTCCGAGCCATCCTGGAG ATCATTGTGGGTGAAGTTGCAAGCACACCAGAGGAGGTGAAGATGTATGCTTCGTGCACGCTGCTGGCAGCCAGCATGACGTCTGAACAACCCGATCACCCTGGAGCAGCTCAGAGCCAGGGGGCTATCGAGGCCTGCATGGACTGGCTGATGGATAACGAATTTATTCACATCCAAAAGGAAGGAGACG AAGAGAAGTATTTTCCTACTCATCTGGGTTCTGCCACACTGTCATCATCTCTATCACCTCCGGAAGCTCTTGGGATTTTCGCCGACCTACATAGAGCAATGAAAGGGTTTGTTCTTGAAAATGATCTGCATATACTTTACCAG ATAACGCCAGTGTACGTCGACTGGACAACAATAGACTGGTACCAGTTCTTCTGTCTGTGGGAACAGCTGCCTTCTGCCATGAAACGAGTTGCAGAGATGGTAGGAATTCAGGAAGGATTTCTGGCACGTTCTGTCAGCGGGAAATTAATCGccaaaacagaaacacagcgGAGACAGATGGCTATTCACAAACG TTTTTTCACAACGCTTGTATTGTTGGATCTGGTCAATGAGGAACCTCTTGGAGTCGTGGCGAAGAAATACGGCTGTAGCCGAGGACAGCTGCAGTCACTTCAGCAGTCTGCCTCAACCTACGCAG GAATGGTTACAGTCTTCTGTAACCGACTCGGATGGCACAACCTTGAGCTCCTGCTGTCGCAGTTCCAAAGTCGCCTGAGCTTCGGAGTGCAACGAGAGCTGTGTGATCTGGTCCGTATTTCTTTGCTGAACGCCCAGAGAGCACGAGCACTCTACAGTGCTGGGTTGGTTACCGTGGCTGAGGTCGCACGTGCAAATGTTACTGATGTGGAGAAAGCTTTGAGGAAAGCCGTTCCTTTTAAAAG TTCTCGGCAAGCGGTGGATGAGAGCGAGGAGGAGGCTCAGGAACGCAGAAGCATGCGATGTATCTGGGTCAGTGGGAAAAAGGCATTGACCGAGAGTGAGGCTGCGCAACAGATCGTGTCAGAGGCCAGGCTGCTTCTCCAGCAAGACTTGGCACTTCTCGGTGTGGAGTGGAACCCCAACTCAATCTCGCCACAGGCTATAACAAATGCATCTGATGAATCAACAGATTCCAGTTTACAGTCTGCTGAGGGTTCATCCAATGAGACTAATGTAAGAACTGAGAAATTTATGAAGCTCGGAAAAGGACATCATATACCAGCTGATCAGAATCCTTCATCTGATAATGCTCAAAGTCATACAAACTCAAAATGTATGTCTGTAAATGTagaaaacacaatgacactTGAAACCCAATCTAGTGCTTTACACAAAGTACTAAAATCCATAAGTGTCAAAGACAAAATAGGTCAGCATGGCTGCAACACTGAGATTTCAGAATCATCAAACTGTTACCAAAGTTCTGATTTACACGGAAACTCAAACTCATGTAATGCTGAGCAATCTGCGAAACCACTATCCAAACGCAGACGGGtcgaagatgaagaaaaaaatggggATTATGTGTCAAGAGTAACCGCAGCTGAAAAACCCTTTTTAGTTACAGATGAAAAGGTTAGGCCATCAACAACTGCTAAAGCTGAAAACCGTAAGCAACAGACATGCTGTTTATCATCTATTCCATTACATCTTAATAAAGAATTAGCGTTAACTGCTCAACCCCAATTTCCGTCTTATGGAGAAAAAACACCTACTGATTCAatcagaaatgaaaatgaaatcttAAATGATATAAACAGGATGTCTATGTCAGAAAAGGAGAAATACGCTGACTGTTACCAGAAAGAGCCCATtgcaaataatattttaagACAACCCAGTCCTGGTACTTCTGTGAACTTTTTGATGAGCGCAAATGTAAAGTCTCGAGTTTCGTCTGAAGAAATGCTAATTTCAGGAGAAAAGTGTAATTCTCCAGATTTGTACACAGGGGAATTGGAAGAATTTGGGGATAGTTTTCAGCTCGACACTCAGACTGAAAGAATGTTGCTGCAAGAGGACAAATTGGCTCATAGCAACGACGATTCAAAGACTAATCATAAATTCAGGACTACACATTCAGGATTCGGGAGTTATGGTGTGACTCATCTAATCTCTCATTCTGACAGTGATAGTCTAGTGACTGAGAACATTCCAAATGCATTGCCTTCAATTATTCCCAAACCAAAGTACAACATTTCACTCACAGACAGTCAAATGGAGAACCTTTTAAActtcacaaacaacacaaatgaATCACGTGAAACACACATAAATGCGAATCCCCAGGCTCAAACAGACAATTCAGACCCTGTAACAAAAAAGATACCCGAAGGCATTGTGGACAACAGTCCCAACAGAAGCAGCAGTTTTCTCTTTGATAGCTTGTATGACAGCTCCATCTTGGAGGCCATGGAGGACGAGGCAGACTTTGCTGAAGAATATGAAAATGACAAATCAGTAGATGCAAATACAAGTTCACGTTCACCCACCATGCCATTAAACAACGAGAACAAAGTGGTCGTGGAAGTGGAAGATCAAGAAGCAGTACAATGGGGCGAGTCTTCTTTTAACCTGTCTGAATGGGGCGATTCGTTACTCATAGGAGAGCACTATCTGGAGAAGCGGAACAGCGAATTTAAGGTTTGCACCGGACCAATAGATAGCATGAGAGAAGCAGATAAGCCTTGTTACACAGATGACATCGTGTCTGAGATACTAGTCTCGCAAACTAACGCACGCCGTTCAGAAAGTATGACCGATTCTTCGTTTCACCTGAGCCCGGGGATGCAAGACCTTCTTGATAAGTGGTCTGACCAGTTTTCAACCTTCCATGAACCTCAACGGCAACTAAATACAAATGTGACAGAACAAAAGGTGGAGTCTGCTGAAGTTGAGCCTGAGCGTGCAAGTCAAAAAGGTTCAGATGATTTACATGTAGGGAAACGAAATTCAGTGAACCATGATCTTATTCCTCCCACACCAGTATGTGAACCTGTCACACCCCGAGTCAAAATGACAACTTCCACTGTACAGTCTCCTCTAAATCACCAAACTCACATTGAGTCTCAATTAAATTTATGTCCAAATTCTGGCCCCAAGGATAATCAGCAACTTTGTGTAGAGCTGAAGGCCAAGTCACAATCAGAGACGTCGGTGACTGATGAGGGCTTTTCACTGCAGCTTTCACAGGATGCCTCTATGTCCAGTTCTGCCTTCAGCAGTTCGCAATCCTTCTCTATTATTGACGTAGCAAGTGATAAAAGACTTTTTGAAACTTTTGTAAAGGagtggaaaacaaaaaagagattTTCTCTGGCTGTTGCCTGTGAGAAGAAAGATGGCACAGCGCAGCCTGAATCGGTTATAGGGagcaaatttaaaaaag cGACCACACCAATGAGGACCAAAAGAAAAGACGGCTTTGCCATAAAAGGACATGAGAATCTAATTGTAACTGGTTTATCTATATGCTGGGGAGGAAAGGATGCATATTACGTATCACTACAACAGGAATTAGCAGACACGG CAGATATAAGTGCAAGCTTAGCACCACCTCCAATTGATGAAAATCTGGCAGTGGAAGAGAGGATGAAGAGCATTCAGACCTGTGTGACACGGCCCACTTCTGGTGCTCAGGGTGTGACTGTTACCTATGACTATATTCAGGTGTACAAGACTCTCGTCCTGGCATGTGGACTTTCAATAAGTGGCATATTTGAGGACCCAAAG GTTGCTTGCTGGCTTCTGGATCCTGGCTCGAAGGAGCGCACACTTCACAACATGGTGACAAACTTTACTCCGGACGATCTGCCCTTGTTGGAAGGAATTAGCCCAGGACAGGGTGTGGAAAGTCTAGGAATATATGGAGACTCAAGTCATTCCGGTCGATACAGAGCAGCAGTCGAGTCTGTACTTATCTTCAGAGTCATGACACAACTCAACGTCCTCATGAAAAAAGATGGGTTCTTAG ATGTATTCCAGCGAGTAGAGATGCCCACACAGTACTGCTTGGCTCTCTTGGAGCTGAATGGTATTGGGTTTAGCGTCACTGAATGCGAAGCTCAGAAACATGTGATGCAGGCTAAACTCAGTGACCTGGAAAACAAAGCCTATCAATTGGCTGGTCATAGCTTCTCTTTGACCAGTCCAGAGGATGTTGCTGAG GTCTTGTTCCTCGAACAGAAGCTACCTCCAAATGGTGATTTTAAttctttaaagaataaaaagactCTGGGCTACACCAGGCGAGGAGGAGCAGGAGCTCATGTCAAACTTTCCAAACAGTTTAGCACAACAAAG GATGTTCTAGAAAAGCTCCAGCCATTGCATCAGCTACCTGGGGTCATTCTAGAGTGGAGGAGAATAACAAATGCCATGACCAAAGTGGTTTTTCCCCTGCAAAGGAAAAAGTGCTGGCACCATAAACTAGAGATGGACAGAATTTACTCCGTATCTCAAACACATACAGCTACAG GGTGA